One Bythopirellula goksoeyrii genomic window, AAACTCTATGAAGCCTACCACGACCAGGGATTCGACGTAGTCGGAATTAGCCTCGATGAAAAGCGTGAGCAAGCCGAAAGTTACATCCAACAGAACAACATCCCTTGGGTCACCATCTTCAGCGAAGATGAATCTGAGCGTGGCTGGGAGCAGCCTTTGGCAGTCTACTACGGAATCACCGGCATTCCCCGTGCGATTCTGGTTGACCAACAAGGGAATGTGGTTAGTATGCTCGCACGTGGGGCCAATCTGGAACGCGAACTTCGCAAGTTGCTCGGAGAGCCTCAGGCAAGTGCAGAAGATCCACAAGAGGGCCAATCCATCGAGGTCGCCAAACCCGTGGTGAGTGAGTAAACTTAGAGTCAATTAATAGCTAGCACCTGAACCTGGTGATAGTTTTCACGACGGCTCTCAGCTCAATCACAACGCAGCATGGGCGACACTTCCGACAAGATCGTACCCCGAGTCTACTTTGGGTGCTCGCCAAACCTTGGATATATCAAAGTGTTTGTTGAGTAGTGATCTCTAAAGGGCCTTCTTGTGGCAACAGTTGTACAGCCCACTGGCCTGCTTTCGCATTCAGTTGCTTGATTTCCTGTTGTTTCACTCGGATAATCGGGAGATGGGAATCGCTTCTCTAAAACATGGCTCTCAACTTATGCGCATCGGGGCATCATTGATCGAGTTGTTAGTTGTGTTGTTCATAATTGGCATCATGATGAGTCTCTTGCTGCCGGCGTTGCAGAACGCTCGTAATAGCGCTCAAGATAAGGTTTGCCAGAATAATATCTATCAACTACATGTTGCATTGTCTCGTTACATTGACGCCAAAAGAATGTTTCCCGATCCCCATCGTTGGCCGGTAGACACTTTGAAGTGGATGGAACAGCGCCCCTTGGCAGATCTAATGAAGGACAATTACGATCCGAACGCCGTGTTTCCCCGCCCTCCTCTGTTGCGCTGCCCAATGCAAGAGGAATTTCCCAGCCGAGTGGCAACCGTTGATGTCTGCCACTATGTGCTCACCGTCACACGCAATCCCAGCGGGAAACCCGAAGGGCCGAGGTGGGAAATTCACGATCGCCAATTGCTCGACGATAACATTTCCGAAGAGCCTTGGTACATCGGCCCGGAGATTTCGCATCTTGCTCAGCAGCGAATCTTTACAAGCAAAGAAGGGCCTCATACATCTGGGTTATTTATGACTCGGTATGGGCTTATGCCTCAGTAGTTGATATTCCTGTAGGGCCTAAGCATATACCTGGGTTGTCTAAATGCGATTTCTTATTCTGCGCTCGAGACGCGTCATTCGAGCCTAGTCGCTGTGAGTTGATTTGCTAAAATGGCTGGCACAATTTCTGTTCGTCTCTCCTTAAGGATCTAACTGGTATTTCTCATGTCCCAAAAGCCTCTCAACGTGGCCCTTATCGGCTATAAATTCATGGGCAAAGCCCATAGCCAGGCCTGGCGCACGGTCGGCCGTTTTTTTGATCTCGATCTCGATCCTGTGATGAAGGTGGTCTGCGGCCGAGATGCGAAGGCGGTGGCTGAGTTTGCTGACCGCTGGGGTTGGGAAGACTCGTCAGCAGATTGGGAAGAAGTCGTGAAACGCGACGATGTCGATGTAGTTGATATCTCGACACCAGGTAGCACTCACGCAGAAATCAGTATCGCTGCTGCACAAGCAGGCAAGCATGTCTTTTGCGAAAAACCTTTGACATTCACTGTGGCCGAGGGAAAGAAGATGCTGGCTGCTGTCCGTGAGGCGGGCGTGAAGCACATGGTTAATTTCAACTATCGGCTTTGCCCAGCAGTTTCGCTTGCCAAACAGATGATCGACAGTGGGTCTATTGGCGAGGTTCGCCACATTCGGTGCACCTATTTACAAGATTGGCTTGTGGATCCTGAGTTCCCCATGAACTGGCGTCTCCGCCAAGAGGCCGCCGGATCGGGAGCCCACGGCGATTTAGGGGCTCACTCTATAGATCTTGCACGCTTCCTGGTAGGCGAAATTGGTGAAGTAGTCGGCACGAAGAAGACCTTTATCAAGGAGCGTCCGGCAGAAGGGACCTCCTCGGGGCTAACGGCACAAGCCGGCGAGGGGACCGAAAAGGTAACGGTCGACGATGCATCGTTGTTCCTGGCAAAATTCACCAATGGCGCTTTGGGTTCGTTCGAGGCAACTCGCTTGGCTCCAGGTCGAAAGAACTTTAATCGTTTCGAAATCAATGGCAGTGCAGGTTCACTCGTGTGGTGTTTTGAAGAGTTGAACTGTCTCGATTTCTATTCCACTGCCGATCCAAGTACTCAGCAAGGCTTCCGCCGAATCATTGCCACCGAAGGTGATCATCCCTACGCTGGCAACTGGTGGCCACCCGGGCACATGCTCGGCTACGACCATGGGTTCACCCACGCGGCATACAACCTTACTCAGTCGATTGCCAAGGACAAGCCTTG contains:
- a CDS encoding type II secretion system protein, whose product is MGIASLKHGSQLMRIGASLIELLVVLFIIGIMMSLLLPALQNARNSAQDKVCQNNIYQLHVALSRYIDAKRMFPDPHRWPVDTLKWMEQRPLADLMKDNYDPNAVFPRPPLLRCPMQEEFPSRVATVDVCHYVLTVTRNPSGKPEGPRWEIHDRQLLDDNISEEPWYIGPEISHLAQQRIFTSKEGPHTSGLFMTRYGLMPQ
- a CDS encoding Gfo/Idh/MocA family protein; the encoded protein is MSQKPLNVALIGYKFMGKAHSQAWRTVGRFFDLDLDPVMKVVCGRDAKAVAEFADRWGWEDSSADWEEVVKRDDVDVVDISTPGSTHAEISIAAAQAGKHVFCEKPLTFTVAEGKKMLAAVREAGVKHMVNFNYRLCPAVSLAKQMIDSGSIGEVRHIRCTYLQDWLVDPEFPMNWRLRQEAAGSGAHGDLGAHSIDLARFLVGEIGEVVGTKKTFIKERPAEGTSSGLTAQAGEGTEKVTVDDASLFLAKFTNGALGSFEATRLAPGRKNFNRFEINGSAGSLVWCFEELNCLDFYSTADPSTQQGFRRIIATEGDHPYAGNWWPPGHMLGYDHGFTHAAYNLTQSIAKDKPCVPDFRDGAQCVAVLEAVDASIESSSWAKVEMID